TTCGTGGGCATTGTCGTATCGAAGGATGGTCTCGCCACCAACGTGCCCGAGATGTAGGCCGTAGTCCCATCCGCTCGGGTACTTTTCAGCCTCCGTTTGCCGGATGGTAACATCGACAACGTAGCCGTCTTCGACATCTTTCCAGTCTTCGATGGTGGTGTAGGACGCCATCCACTATCTTATGTTACTAACTCCATACCCATAAGCCTATGGACCTTACCACATAGGAAATCGGGATGGTGGGCGGCGATCGTGGTGGAGTGAGCGTGGTCGTATGGCAAAGGCAATCGAATGCCGAGACCCAAGAAAGCCCCCGACCGCTCGACTTCGTTTCGATCTCTCTGGGGTGCGGTCGGGAGCCGAAGACCCAGAAAGCCCCCGGCCGCTCGACTCGTGGGCGACACTCTGCGCTCCTCGCTCGTTACACTCGCTCACGGCTTCGCCGTTCGCGATTCGAGGGCTTCGCTTCGCTCCGCCCTCGCTCTCGCTGTGGTGCTTGAGGCCGCCGGCTTCGTCGACCACCGGGAATCGAAGATTCCCGAGCAATCGGCGCAAGCGCCGATGACGGCCGGCCCCTTTCAATCTCGCCCGAGTGGTCTGATTGATCGGTGGAAGGATTCAATCAGCGGGGTGAAAAGCCAGAGTGAATACCGGACCTGTCGGATCTACTCGGTTTTCTCGAACCACTCGATCGTGCGTTCGAGGCCTTCCCGGAGCGAGACGGTCGGTTCAAGGGCGAGTTTCGCCCGGGCCGTCGAGATGTCGGCTCTGGAGAGGTCGATGTCGCCCTCGCGTGGCTCGGTGTGGACGATACCCGAACCGGTGTCGGTGAGATCCTGGATGCGTTCGGCCAGTTCGCGGATCGAGACCGACTCGCCTGTGCCGACGTTGTACGCCTCGCCGACGTGGTCGGTCCGGGCGGCCGCGAATCCACCGTCACAATTCTCCGAAGAGGGCCTCCTCGTCGGCAGGGGAAAACCGATACCCGTCGGAACGGCGAAGTTCGTCGCGTATCGCCGCGAGTTCGTCAGCAGTCTCGATCGCGTCGACCTGTATCGCCGCTTTCAGAAAAAGCGTGAGGTCCCAGATCGGAATCCCTCGCTGTTGACCGATCGTCCCGACGTGCGCATCATCAGTAACGAGTCGACGATTCCGTTCAGCTGCGATTGCGAGACACTGTGCATCAGTCATCGACAGCGCATGATCCTGAATGTCATCCGCCAATTGCAGTTCCGTCTGTGTCGGCGTGAGAATAGTCAGCCATCCACCGTTATGGGACTTGATCTCGTCGAGACGGGTGACAAATTCGTACCCGATAGCTTTTGCACGATCGAGCTCGGAAATAACTGCTGTCGGCGTCCCAACCGCGTCAAATACCTCCGGTAACAACTGTAGTCGGTCGATCTTCGCCAGCGCGCTCAACACGTTGTTGTCGACAACTGTCATCAGTACGTCGACCTCCGTCACCCACCGAACTCGTCGAGTTCACGTTTCCGGTCATCAGCATCCAGAAATCCGGCGGTCCGGC
The Halalkaliarchaeum desulfuricum DNA segment above includes these coding regions:
- a CDS encoding toxin-antitoxin system TumE family protein — protein: MASYTTIEDWKDVEDGYVVDVTIRQTEAEKYPSGWDYGLHLGHVGGETILRYDNAHERTNGHERHTQHGVEIIEFPGMLTLYDRFKREAEELSPVSWDWPE